Proteins from one Desulforegulaceae bacterium genomic window:
- the lspA gene encoding signal peptidase II, whose amino-acid sequence MDHRLRFVLIVLIGVLFDQASKIIVVEYIPLFQSIEIIPGFFDLTHLRNPGGAFGFFADKSQNIRVFVFVFMAFIALFLILWFYKTTDKNLKWLRISYSMIFAGAVGNLIDRIKFGYVVDFLDIYIKDMHWPAFNIADSFISIGMCIIVYHVLFNKIPDF is encoded by the coding sequence ATGGATCACAGACTAAGATTTGTTCTCATAGTTTTGATTGGAGTTTTATTTGATCAGGCTTCTAAGATTATTGTAGTAGAGTATATTCCCCTATTTCAAAGTATTGAAATTATTCCAGGTTTTTTTGATCTCACCCACCTTAGAAACCCTGGAGGTGCTTTTGGGTTTTTTGCAGATAAATCTCAAAATATAAGAGTATTTGTATTTGTTTTCATGGCTTTTATCGCTCTTTTTTTAATTTTATGGTTTTATAAAACAACGGATAAAAACCTTAAATGGCTTAGAATTTCATACTCAATGATATTTGCAGGAGCAGTGGGAAATCTAATTGACAGAATAAAGTTTGGATATGTAGTGGATTTTTTAGATATTTATATTAAAGACATGCATTGGCCTGCTTTTAATATAGCCGACTCATTTATCTCCATTGGAATGTGTATCATAGTTTATCATGTACTTTTCAATAAAATTCCTGATTTTTAA
- a CDS encoding heavy metal translocating P-type ATPase, whose translation MQRYILNSKNKIALIGGLLIVVGFSSKWTIDNMTIFNWSLIVASILGVAPIAIQAYQALRVKVVSIDVLVTIAVFGAFLIRNYEEAAIVTFLFLFGAFLEQRTLNKTRSAIKELTEMAPESALKQMENGEFVEVEVDEVNIGDVLLVKTGAKVPVDGTVLIGEGSINEASITGESIPIGKEKGSNVFAGTILDNGTLQIVADRVGEDTTFGKIIELVEEAQDSKSEAERFIDRFSKYYTPGVLVLSFIVWLFSQNFELAIIILVLGCPGALVIGVPVSNVAGIGNGARNGVLLKGSEVISDFSKLDTMVFDKTGTLTLGNPSVAEKEYYGDKIDEALGYLASVERESGHPLAKAVLEEIGETTFSPVENTEVVKGGGIVASVSGHRIAVGNAALMERENVELNEKTKADLTRFEKNGNSLVLTSVDGKLKILMGIRDQIRPGVKEVLLKLKKLGVKNLVMLSGDNQGTVDVVSREIGLTKAHGNMLPEDKSAYIKTLIEEQGQIVAFVGDGVNDSPSLALANIGIAMGSGTDVAIETSDVVLMNSDFSHLPHALGLTKATARNMKQNIFIALGVVLVLLAGVLFSDWVNMSIGMLVHEASILVVVLNGMRLLRYNLK comes from the coding sequence ATGCAACGGTATATTTTAAACAGTAAAAATAAGATTGCATTAATTGGTGGTCTTTTGATTGTCGTTGGATTTTCAAGCAAATGGACAATCGATAATATGACCATCTTTAACTGGTCATTAATTGTTGCATCCATCTTAGGTGTAGCGCCTATTGCTATTCAAGCATATCAAGCTTTAAGAGTAAAAGTGGTTAGTATTGATGTTTTAGTTACAATCGCAGTTTTTGGTGCATTTTTAATTCGAAATTATGAAGAGGCGGCAATTGTTACATTTTTATTCTTATTCGGTGCCTTTTTAGAGCAACGCACCTTAAACAAAACCCGCTCTGCCATAAAGGAATTAACAGAAATGGCCCCAGAGAGTGCACTAAAGCAAATGGAAAATGGAGAGTTTGTAGAAGTTGAAGTGGATGAAGTTAACATAGGAGATGTTTTACTTGTTAAAACTGGTGCAAAGGTTCCTGTTGATGGTACAGTTTTAATTGGTGAAGGTAGTATTAATGAGGCAAGTATTACAGGAGAATCTATTCCCATTGGAAAGGAAAAGGGTTCAAATGTATTTGCTGGTACAATCCTGGATAATGGAACTCTTCAAATTGTTGCTGACCGCGTAGGCGAAGATACAACCTTTGGTAAAATCATTGAACTGGTAGAAGAGGCACAAGACTCAAAATCAGAAGCAGAACGTTTCATAGATCGGTTCTCGAAATATTATACACCAGGAGTTCTTGTCCTGTCCTTTATAGTATGGTTATTCTCACAAAATTTTGAACTAGCAATTATTATTCTGGTTCTAGGTTGTCCAGGTGCTTTAGTTATTGGTGTACCAGTATCTAATGTTGCTGGTATAGGGAATGGAGCACGTAATGGGGTATTACTAAAAGGTAGTGAAGTAATTAGTGATTTCAGCAAGTTGGATACAATGGTATTCGATAAAACTGGAACACTGACTCTAGGCAATCCATCGGTTGCAGAAAAAGAATATTATGGAGATAAGATTGATGAAGCATTAGGATACCTTGCAAGTGTTGAAAGAGAATCAGGTCACCCATTAGCAAAAGCAGTACTAGAGGAAATTGGTGAAACGACATTCTCACCAGTTGAAAATACAGAGGTTGTAAAAGGCGGCGGAATTGTAGCTAGTGTCAGTGGGCACAGAATAGCTGTTGGTAATGCTGCCTTAATGGAAAGGGAAAATGTTGAACTAAATGAAAAAACAAAAGCCGATCTAACTCGTTTCGAAAAAAATGGGAACTCACTTGTATTAACTTCAGTTGATGGAAAACTAAAAATTTTAATGGGTATTCGTGACCAGATACGTCCAGGCGTTAAAGAGGTTCTGTTAAAACTAAAGAAATTAGGAGTGAAAAATCTTGTTATGTTATCGGGCGACAACCAGGGAACAGTTGACGTGGTTAGCCGTGAGATAGGCTTAACAAAAGCCCATGGGAACATGTTGCCTGAAGACAAATCAGCGTATATAAAGACATTAATTGAAGAACAAGGCCAAATAGTTGCTTTTGTTGGTGATGGTGTTAATGACAGCCCCTCACTAGCTTTGGCAAATATTGGTATAGCTATGGGAAGTGGCACAGACGTAGCTATTGAAACATCAGATGTTGTTTTAATGAATTCAGATTTTAGTCATTTACCACACGCACTTGGATTAACAAAAGCTACGGCTAGAAACATGAAGCAAAATATTTTTATTGCCCTAGGTGTTGTATTAGTCTTATTAGCAGGCGTATTATTTAGTGATTGGGTAAATATGTCAATTGGCATGTTAGTGCACGAAGCCAGTATCTTGGTTGTTGTCTTAAATGGTATGAGATTATTACGTTATAATCTAAAATAA
- a CDS encoding heavy-metal-associated domain-containing protein: MKSATIQLETLTCPSCVQKIEGALKSLGGVNQDTAKILFNSSKVKLDFDEDLVSIEKIEGAINKLGFDVIKSKVNS, from the coding sequence ATGAAATCAGCAACAATTCAATTAGAAACTTTAACATGTCCATCATGTGTTCAAAAAATTGAAGGTGCACTTAAATCTTTAGGCGGTGTAAACCAAGATACAGCAAAAATATTATTCAACTCCAGCAAAGTAAAACTGGATTTTGACGAAGATCTAGTGTCAATTGAAAAAATAGAAGGTGCAATTAACAAATTAGGTTTTGATGTTATCAAATCAAAAGTAAACAGTTAA
- a CDS encoding CTP synthase, translating into MAGNSNKYIFVTGGVLSSLGKGLASAAIGALLENRGLKVTIQKLDPYINVDPGTMNPFEHGEVFVTDDGAETDLDLGHYERFISSRLTRNNNFTTGKIYNSVIKKERRGEYLGGTVQVIPHITDEIKACIKKVGDNVDVSIVEIGGTIGDIESLPFLEAIRQMRSDVGKENVLYLHLTLVPFIKTSGELKTKPTQHSVKELRSIGIQPDILLCRTEKYLTDDLKKKIALFCNLSQDHVITAIDVDCIYDVPVVYNRQGLDDKILSHLNLWARAPKLENWEQLIYRFKNPKDEVTIKIVGKYTDLTESYKSLNEALIHSGIENNLRVNFDFVDSETIRSGNVSEKLSGSDGILVPGGFGFRGVDGKIEAVRFARENKIPFFGICLGMQVAVIEFARNVAGIINANSTEFDEKTKDPVIYLMKKWFNEKEGIKEFRDENSDKGGTMRLGAYPCIVEKNTKAYEAYQRTEISERHRHRFEFNNEYLKPLKEKGLIISGMSPDKELVEMVEIKDHPWFVGCQFHPEFKSRPMDCHPLFRDFIKYSYKYKNSKK; encoded by the coding sequence ATGGCTGGAAATTCAAATAAATATATTTTTGTTACAGGGGGTGTTCTTTCATCCCTTGGCAAAGGTCTGGCTTCAGCAGCAATAGGAGCTCTTCTCGAAAACAGAGGACTTAAGGTTACAATTCAAAAACTTGACCCCTATATTAATGTTGATCCTGGAACCATGAATCCCTTTGAGCATGGAGAGGTTTTTGTTACAGATGACGGAGCAGAAACAGACCTTGATCTTGGTCATTATGAAAGATTTATATCCTCAAGACTTACAAGAAACAACAACTTTACCACGGGTAAAATTTATAATTCAGTTATAAAAAAGGAAAGAAGAGGAGAGTATCTTGGAGGTACTGTTCAGGTAATTCCCCATATAACTGATGAAATAAAAGCATGTATAAAAAAGGTTGGTGATAATGTTGATGTTTCCATAGTGGAAATTGGCGGAACCATTGGAGATATAGAATCCCTTCCTTTTCTTGAAGCAATAAGGCAGATGAGATCTGATGTTGGAAAAGAAAATGTATTATATCTTCATCTTACTCTTGTGCCCTTTATTAAAACATCTGGAGAGCTTAAGACCAAACCTACCCAGCACAGTGTAAAAGAACTCAGAAGCATAGGAATTCAGCCAGACATTCTTTTATGCAGAACAGAAAAATATCTTACAGATGATTTAAAAAAGAAAATTGCACTTTTTTGCAATCTTAGCCAGGATCATGTAATTACAGCTATTGACGTTGATTGTATTTATGATGTTCCAGTTGTATATAATCGTCAGGGACTTGACGATAAGATTCTTTCCCACTTAAATCTCTGGGCTCGTGCTCCTAAACTTGAAAACTGGGAGCAGCTAATTTACAGATTTAAAAACCCAAAAGATGAAGTGACAATTAAAATTGTCGGTAAATATACAGATCTTACAGAATCATATAAAAGTTTAAATGAAGCTCTTATTCATTCAGGGATAGAAAACAATCTAAGGGTTAATTTTGATTTTGTTGATTCTGAAACAATAAGATCTGGAAATGTATCTGAAAAGCTTTCAGGAAGTGATGGGATTCTTGTTCCCGGCGGTTTTGGATTTAGAGGTGTTGATGGTAAAATAGAAGCAGTACGCTTTGCCAGGGAAAACAAAATTCCTTTTTTTGGAATTTGTCTTGGAATGCAGGTTGCTGTAATTGAATTTGCAAGAAATGTTGCTGGTATTATCAATGCAAACTCTACTGAATTTGATGAAAAAACCAAAGATCCAGTTATTTATCTTATGAAAAAATGGTTTAATGAAAAAGAGGGTATAAAAGAGTTCAGGGATGAAAATTCAGACAAAGGCGGAACAATGCGCCTTGGTGCCTATCCATGTATAGTTGAAAAAAACACCAAAGCTTATGAAGCGTATCAAAGGACTGAAATTTCTGAAAGACATAGGCATAGGTTTGAATTTAACAATGAATATCTAAAGCCTTTAAAAGAAAAAGGTCTTATTATAAGCGGGATGTCTCCTGATAAGGAATTGGTTGAAATGGTGGAAATAAAAGATCATCCTTGGTTTGTGGGATGCCAGTTTCATCCTGAATTCAAGTCCAGACCAATGGATTGTCATCCTCTTTTCAGGGATTTTATCAAATATTCATATAAGTATAAAAACTCTAAAAAATAA
- the lgt gene encoding prolipoprotein diacylglyceryl transferase, which yields MHPVFFEFKSFVIHTYGIMAALGFLFAIMVSGFLAKKENIKKNEISDLAVYIILSAIIGARVFYFFVEPEYFLKNPIEIFKIWKGGLVFYGGFVFGLLGAFIFIKKRKLPFGKTADIIAPALALGHGIGRIGCFFAGCCYGRPTELPIGIVFKNPEALAPLNLSLHPVQIYSVLSNFFLFAVLIFFYKRKKNDGDVFLLYLFLYGILRMIIEYFRGDNRGEFILGVFSLSQFIGFLAVISAVLIYLFKIMKHKTLEK from the coding sequence ATGCATCCTGTTTTTTTTGAATTCAAATCCTTTGTTATTCATACATACGGAATAATGGCCGCTCTAGGATTTCTTTTTGCCATTATGGTTTCAGGTTTTCTTGCTAAAAAAGAAAATATCAAAAAAAATGAAATTTCAGATCTTGCTGTTTATATTATTTTATCTGCAATTATTGGTGCAAGAGTGTTTTATTTTTTTGTGGAACCTGAATATTTTTTAAAAAATCCAATAGAAATATTTAAAATATGGAAAGGCGGTCTGGTTTTTTATGGAGGCTTTGTTTTTGGACTGTTGGGAGCTTTTATTTTTATAAAAAAAAGGAAGCTTCCCTTTGGAAAAACTGCTGATATAATTGCTCCTGCCCTTGCTTTAGGACATGGAATAGGCAGGATAGGCTGTTTTTTTGCAGGTTGCTGTTATGGAAGACCAACTGAGCTTCCCATAGGAATAGTTTTTAAAAACCCGGAAGCTTTGGCCCCTTTAAATCTAAGTCTTCATCCTGTTCAAATTTATTCTGTTCTTTCAAATTTCTTTCTTTTTGCTGTTCTTATTTTCTTCTATAAAAGAAAAAAAAATGATGGGGATGTTTTCCTTTTATATCTTTTTTTGTATGGAATATTAAGAATGATAATAGAATATTTCAGGGGAGATAACAGGGGGGAATTTATTTTAGGCGTTTTTTCCTTATCTCAATTTATTGGGTTTTTGGCTGTTATCTCTGCTGTTTTGATTTATTTGTTTAAAATTATGAAACATAAGACTTTGGAAAAATGA
- the ileS gene encoding isoleucine--tRNA ligase, protein MDYKDTLNLPKTGFPMKASLIAKEPKQLEEWEKINLYKKIREKSKGREKFILHDGPPYANGNIHIGTALNKILKDMIIRSRQMAGFDAPYVPGWDCHGLPIEHNVDKKLGSKKKDMSASQVRDECRKYADRFIEIQKDEFKRLGVMGEWDNPYLTMNYEYEARIARECMQFRIDGGLYKGKKPIHWCCNCKTALAEAEIEHKDNNSPSIYVKFKAIDNLDMKEFEGKEVFAIIWTTTPWTIPANLGICVHPDFIYQAIQGKNENEVYIVAKELSENLCEKFGIDYKPLKEFEGSEIENKKCLHPFYDKESLVVLGDHVTLETGTGLVHTSPGHGADDFIVGQKYGLDVFAPVKDNGTFTKEAGEDLEGLFVFKANEVINEKLDKLGMLVLKEDLSHSYPHCWRCKRPVIFRATPQWFISMETNDLRKRALEEIDQVNWIPKWGRDRIYNMIENRPDWCVSRQRVWGVPIPVFYCEECEETFINNETLENIYSLFKKHGAGIWFEKEAEFFLSKDVKCSKCGSSSLKKETNILDVWFDSGVSHAAVLDERKDELRWPADLYLEGSDQHRGWFHSSLLTSVANYGSAPYKAVLTHGFVVDGKGKKMSKSVGNVIAPKEVINKYGAEILRLWVSASDYRDDIKISDNILRQLSDAYRRIRNTCRFLLGNLSDFNPDTEKIDYENLSQLDKYMLHRLTQVVKRVKKAYEEYEFHLIYHTLYNFCTVELSSFYLDIEKDSLYVLGKDFTERKAVQTVMFEILNSLASMMAPVLPFTAEEIYSFMPKGEYKEESVHLSSFPKVNSDFLNNELSEKFQTMTKIREVALRALEEARIKKIIGHPLDAGINLFASGKTLEAMNWYKGDLSEFFIVSQSSLSDIKDKTEDSISSEELEDFFVSVYKAKGEKCARCWHYSETTNKDSQYSDACERCVKVLKVIS, encoded by the coding sequence ATGGATTATAAAGATACGCTTAATCTCCCTAAAACAGGTTTTCCTATGAAGGCAAGCCTGATTGCCAAGGAACCCAAACAGCTTGAAGAATGGGAAAAAATAAATCTCTACAAAAAAATCAGGGAAAAATCAAAAGGACGGGAAAAATTTATTCTCCATGATGGTCCTCCTTATGCCAATGGAAATATTCATATTGGAACCGCACTTAATAAAATTTTAAAAGATATGATTATCCGTTCCAGACAAATGGCTGGTTTTGATGCTCCCTATGTACCGGGCTGGGACTGCCACGGGCTTCCAATTGAACATAATGTGGATAAAAAGCTGGGTTCTAAAAAGAAAGATATGTCTGCTTCACAGGTAAGGGATGAGTGCAGAAAATACGCAGACAGATTTATTGAAATTCAAAAGGATGAGTTTAAAAGACTTGGAGTAATGGGAGAATGGGACAACCCATATCTTACAATGAATTATGAATATGAAGCCAGAATTGCAAGAGAGTGTATGCAATTTAGAATTGACGGCGGATTATATAAAGGTAAAAAACCTATTCACTGGTGTTGTAATTGTAAAACAGCCCTTGCAGAAGCAGAAATTGAACATAAGGATAATAACTCTCCTTCAATTTATGTTAAATTCAAAGCTATTGATAATTTAGATATGAAAGAGTTTGAAGGAAAAGAAGTTTTTGCAATTATATGGACAACAACTCCCTGGACAATTCCAGCTAACCTTGGAATTTGTGTTCATCCTGACTTTATTTATCAAGCTATTCAGGGCAAGAATGAAAATGAAGTTTATATTGTAGCAAAAGAGCTTTCTGAAAATCTTTGTGAAAAATTTGGAATTGATTATAAGCCTTTAAAAGAATTTGAAGGCAGTGAAATTGAAAATAAAAAATGTCTTCATCCTTTTTATGACAAAGAATCCTTGGTTGTTTTGGGAGACCATGTAACTTTGGAAACAGGTACAGGACTTGTTCATACATCACCGGGCCATGGTGCAGATGACTTTATTGTTGGACAAAAATACGGACTTGATGTGTTTGCTCCAGTAAAAGACAATGGAACTTTTACAAAAGAAGCAGGTGAAGATCTTGAAGGTCTTTTTGTTTTTAAAGCCAATGAAGTTATAAATGAAAAACTTGATAAACTGGGAATGCTTGTTTTAAAAGAAGATTTATCCCATTCATATCCCCATTGCTGGAGATGTAAAAGACCTGTTATTTTCAGAGCTACTCCCCAATGGTTTATATCCATGGAAACCAATGATTTAAGGAAAAGAGCTCTTGAAGAAATTGATCAGGTAAACTGGATTCCTAAATGGGGTCGTGACAGAATTTATAATATGATAGAAAACAGACCTGATTGGTGTGTTTCAAGGCAAAGAGTATGGGGAGTTCCCATTCCTGTGTTTTATTGCGAAGAATGCGAAGAAACTTTTATAAACAATGAAACCCTTGAAAATATTTATTCTCTTTTCAAAAAACATGGTGCTGGAATCTGGTTTGAAAAAGAAGCAGAGTTTTTCCTTTCTAAAGATGTAAAATGCAGTAAATGTGGTTCCAGCTCTTTAAAAAAGGAAACAAATATTCTTGATGTCTGGTTTGATTCAGGAGTAAGCCATGCTGCAGTTCTTGATGAAAGAAAAGATGAGTTAAGATGGCCAGCTGATCTTTATCTTGAAGGAAGTGATCAGCATAGGGGCTGGTTTCACAGTTCTCTTTTAACTTCTGTTGCAAACTATGGAAGTGCTCCTTATAAGGCTGTTCTTACCCACGGGTTTGTTGTTGACGGAAAAGGCAAAAAAATGTCCAAATCCGTTGGTAATGTAATTGCCCCAAAAGAAGTAATAAATAAATATGGAGCTGAAATTTTAAGACTTTGGGTTTCTGCTTCAGATTATCGTGATGATATAAAAATTTCAGACAATATTTTACGCCAGCTTTCAGATGCTTATAGAAGAATAAGAAATACCTGTAGATTTTTGCTGGGCAATCTTTCTGATTTTAATCCTGATACTGAAAAAATAGATTATGAAAATCTTTCTCAGCTTGACAAATATATGCTTCACAGGCTGACTCAAGTTGTAAAACGGGTTAAAAAAGCATATGAAGAATATGAATTCCATTTGATTTATCACACTCTTTATAACTTTTGCACTGTGGAACTTTCTTCTTTTTATCTTGATATTGAAAAAGACTCCCTTTATGTGCTTGGAAAAGATTTTACCGAAAGAAAAGCTGTTCAAACTGTGATGTTTGAAATCCTTAATTCTCTTGCTTCCATGATGGCTCCAGTTCTTCCATTTACTGCAGAAGAAATTTATTCGTTTATGCCAAAAGGAGAGTACAAAGAAGAAAGTGTTCATCTTTCATCTTTTCCAAAAGTTAATTCAGATTTTCTTAATAACGAACTAAGCGAAAAATTTCAAACAATGACCAAAATAAGAGAGGTTGCCCTTAGAGCTCTTGAAGAAGCAAGAATTAAAAAAATCATAGGTCATCCCCTTGATGCAGGAATTAATCTTTTTGCCTCAGGTAAAACCCTTGAAGCTATGAATTGGTATAAAGGAGATTTAAGCGAGTTTTTTATTGTTTCTCAATCTAGTCTTTCAGATATAAAAGACAAAACAGAAGATTCAATATCAAGCGAAGAATTGGAAGATTTCTTTGTAAGTGTTTACAAGGCAAAGGGTGAAAAATGTGCAAGGTGCTGGCATTATAGCGAAACAACTAATAAAGACAGCCAATACAGCGATGCCTGCGAAAGATGTGTGAAAGTTTTAAAAGTAATCAGCTGA
- the rsmG gene encoding 16S rRNA (guanine(527)-N(7))-methyltransferase RsmG: MKDFNQEWVEFLKKVFLEININLTDTQTSQFQIYAKELVFWNKKKNLTSISNPKDIAVLHFVDSGFVLPFIKDKNKKIVDFGTGGGFPGLVLKILDPDLDLTLIDSSGKKISFLKFIARELGFNDISCINQRGEAFSSKNKNLFGYSVSRAFTAIELFYEIMLPCLEKTGVCIAMKGPDTEKEINDFHKKSFIYNDKVFSGKDVLMDIHEYRLPVLDHQRKIISLTHSAIVK; the protein is encoded by the coding sequence ATGAAAGATTTTAACCAGGAATGGGTTGAGTTTTTAAAAAAAGTATTTTTAGAAATCAATATAAATTTAACTGATACTCAAACCTCCCAATTCCAGATTTACGCCAAAGAACTGGTGTTTTGGAATAAAAAAAAGAATTTAACTTCAATTTCAAACCCAAAAGACATTGCAGTTCTTCATTTTGTAGACAGCGGTTTTGTACTTCCCTTTATAAAAGATAAAAACAAAAAAATTGTAGATTTTGGTACAGGAGGGGGATTTCCTGGCCTGGTTCTTAAAATTTTAGATCCAGATCTTGATCTTACCCTGATTGATTCCTCAGGTAAAAAAATAAGCTTTCTTAAATTTATCGCAAGAGAACTTGGATTTAATGATATAAGCTGCATCAATCAAAGGGGTGAAGCTTTTTCTTCTAAGAATAAAAATCTGTTTGGATACAGCGTTTCAAGGGCATTTACTGCTATTGAGCTTTTTTATGAAATCATGCTTCCCTGTCTTGAAAAAACAGGGGTTTGTATAGCGATGAAAGGGCCTGATACTGAAAAAGAAATAAATGATTTTCACAAAAAGTCTTTCATATATAATGATAAAGTTTTTTCAGGAAAAGATGTTTTAATGGATATCCATGAATACAGACTTCCTGTTCTTGATCATCAAAGAAAAATCATATCCTTGACACATTCTGCAATTGTGAAATAA
- a CDS encoding NUDIX hydrolase yields the protein MKPQTPLLAVDGIVVYKKGIILIKRKNKPKGFALPGGFVDIGETVENAVKREVFEETGVKVEIERLFNVYSDPFRDERGHCVSIVFVCKPLDENFLPVGGDDAAKAIVFDLKNLPSNLCFDHKKIISDFIKGN from the coding sequence ATGAAACCACAAACTCCTTTACTTGCAGTTGACGGGATTGTTGTTTACAAAAAAGGAATTATTCTTATTAAAAGAAAAAACAAACCAAAGGGATTTGCTTTGCCCGGAGGATTTGTTGATATTGGGGAAACAGTTGAAAATGCGGTGAAAAGAGAAGTTTTTGAAGAAACTGGAGTAAAGGTTGAAATTGAAAGGCTTTTTAATGTTTACTCAGATCCTTTTCGGGATGAAAGGGGGCATTGTGTAAGTATTGTTTTTGTATGCAAACCCCTGGATGAAAACTTTCTTCCCGTTGGAGGAGACGATGCAGCCAAAGCAATTGTCTTTGATTTAAAAAACCTTCCTTCAAATCTTTGCTTTGACCATAAAAAAATAATTTCAGATTTTATCAAAGGTAATTAA
- the eno gene encoding phosphopyruvate hydratase, producing MTEIIDINSREILDSRGNPTVEVDILLESGAFGRASVPSGASTGAREALELRDKNENYYLGKGVVKAVDNVNGPIAEAIIGLDASEQRTLDKVLIELDGTENKSKFGANALLGVSMAAARAAAQAHGLPLYKYIGGITAYTLPVPMMNIINGGAHAANNLDIQEFMIMPVNASSFKDALRMGTEVFHHLKKILKSKNYNTAVGDEGGFAPNLGSNREALELISEAVSKAGYNLGKDILLALDCAASEFLKDGKYNLEGEGKILSSKELVDYYQGLVNDFPIISIEDGLAEDDWEGWSLLTQKIGEKIQLVGDDLFVTNPKVLERGIKEKVANSILIKVNQIGTLSETLDAVAMAKKAGYTTVISHRSGETEDSFIADLAVGLSGMQIKTGSLSRSDRVAKYNQLLRIEEELGNQAVYPGNIFI from the coding sequence ATGACTGAAATTATTGATATCAACTCAAGAGAAATTCTTGATTCCAGAGGAAATCCAACCGTTGAAGTTGATATTCTTCTTGAATCCGGAGCCTTTGGACGGGCTTCGGTTCCTTCAGGGGCTTCAACTGGAGCAAGAGAAGCTCTTGAGCTAAGGGACAAAAATGAAAATTATTATCTTGGCAAAGGGGTGGTTAAAGCAGTTGACAATGTAAACGGACCTATTGCAGAAGCTATTATAGGGCTTGATGCTTCTGAACAAAGAACCCTTGACAAGGTACTTATTGAACTTGATGGAACAGAGAACAAATCAAAGTTTGGTGCAAATGCTCTTCTTGGTGTTTCAATGGCTGCTGCAAGGGCTGCTGCACAGGCACACGGGCTGCCTCTTTATAAATATATAGGCGGAATCACAGCTTATACTCTTCCCGTTCCCATGATGAATATAATAAATGGCGGAGCTCATGCGGCAAACAACCTTGATATTCAGGAATTTATGATAATGCCTGTTAATGCTTCCTCTTTTAAGGATGCCCTTAGAATGGGAACAGAAGTATTTCACCATCTTAAAAAGATTTTAAAATCAAAAAATTACAATACTGCTGTTGGTGATGAAGGGGGATTTGCTCCAAACCTTGGTTCAAACAGGGAAGCTCTTGAACTTATTTCAGAAGCTGTTTCAAAGGCAGGATACAATTTAGGTAAAGATATTCTTCTTGCATTAGATTGTGCTGCAAGTGAGTTTCTTAAAGATGGAAAGTATAATTTAGAAGGTGAAGGTAAAATCTTGTCTTCTAAAGAACTGGTTGACTATTATCAAGGACTGGTAAACGATTTTCCAATTATTTCTATTGAAGACGGTCTTGCTGAAGATGATTGGGAAGGGTGGTCACTTTTGACCCAAAAGATTGGTGAAAAAATTCAGCTTGTTGGAGATGATCTTTTTGTAACAAATCCAAAAGTTCTTGAAAGAGGAATTAAGGAAAAGGTTGCAAATTCAATTCTTATCAAGGTTAACCAAATTGGAACACTTTCTGAAACCCTAGACGCTGTTGCCATGGCTAAAAAAGCAGGCTATACAACAGTGATTTCCCATAGAAGCGGTGAAACTGAAGATTCTTTTATTGCAGATCTTGCAGTTGGTCTTTCAGGAATGCAGATAAAAACAGGCTCTCTTTCAAGAAGTGACAGAGTTGCAAAATATAACCAGCTTTTAAGAATTGAAGAAGAACTTGGAAATCAGGCTGTTTATCCAGGAAATATTTTTATTTAA